The Archangium primigenium genomic interval GCCGCTCCGCCAGGGGAGGGGCCGGGGAGAATCTGGGTGAATCAGCCGCGCCGTCGTCGCGCTTGCCCGCTCGTACACCGGGCAGGTAGGCAAAGGTACGATCCTCTTCCGGAAATCGTCAAGGTCACACCCCTAGATCTTGTGCACGTCATGATCGCACCACCTACAGCTAGGGGTTTGTGGCCTGGCGAACGCTGTCCTGACGGCTCGCCTGGAAGCCAGGCGAGGCGCTCACCGGACGCGATCTAAAGCCATGTGCCGCGCTGATCAACTCTCTTGAAAGTCCGCATGTCGTTGGGTGACGAGTCATGTAGGGTCACTCTCGGGGTAGAGGATGTGATCAGAAGCGGATGTTTGCTGGGAGTCTGTGCACGGAGACTCCCCCCGGCCAGGGGTGGGCGCAACAAAGGGGAGGGGGAGGCGAGGGCTCAACCGTCGCTTTTGAACGGAAGCCGCGTTAGGAGGAGGACATGCCTCCGTTCAAACGTCACGTATTCGTCTGTACCAACCGGCGTCCCGACGGCAACCCCAAGGGGTGCTGCGCCACGAAGGGGGGCGAGGAAGTGCGCGCCCGCTTCAAGGAGGAGTTGGACAAGCGCGGCCTCAAGGGGCAGATGCGCGCCAACGCGGCCGGCTGCGTGGACACGTGCGCCTTCGGCGTGTCGGTGATCGTCTACCCGGAGGGCACCTGGTACGGCGGGGTGAAGCCCGAGGACGTGCCGGCCATCGTCGAGGAGCACCTGGTGGGGGGCACGCCCGTGGAGCGGCTGCTGATGCCCTTCAGCCGCCCCAAGCCCCAGGAGTAGGGCGCGCTCAGTCGCTCAAGAGGCCCGTGAGGGTGCCCGAGCCCTTGCGCTCCTCGAAGTAGCACAGGTCCACCATCAGCGTGGCGGCGAGCACCATCTGCCGCAGCCGCCCGTCCTTGAGCCCCGCGTGGAACTCCACGCCGAAGTTGTCCGCGTCGGTGAAGCCCTCGCTGACGAAGCCGCTCCAGCGCTTGCGGATGGTGGCCACCTCCTCGTCATGCACATAGACGTGGAAGGTCCACGGCTTCCAGATCGGGCCCTCCAGGCGGGCCATGACGCCGCCCGCGGGCGTGCACAGCTCGAAGTGGCGCTTGAGCAGGCCAAAGCGCTGCTGGATGTAGCCCAGGGGGCGGCCGTCCCACGCCGTCACCTCCACGCGCGTGAAGAAGAAGGTGAAGACGCGCGCCATGCGCAGGGCGAGCGTGCCGCCGCTCGTCATGAACTCGATCTCCACGGGACGGATGGGCAGGAAGTTGCGCAGCAGCGCGTCCCCCAGGCCCTGGCCCGTCTCGCCCGCGTACAGCAGGAAGCGGCCGTCGGCGTCGATGACCTCGTAGCGGTTGCGCGTCTCCCAACCCAGCAGGGCCTCGCCCCACTCGCGCTGCTGGCGCACCTGCAGGCCCGGGCCCTCGAACAGACCCGCGAGCGCGTGCGTGAGCGCGGGGCCCATGTAGCGGGGCTCTCCGGGCAGGCCCTTGCCCGCGCCCGAGATGTCCTGTCGGGCCACGGCCTCGGCGCGCTGCTCCGGCTGCGTGCGGTCCTTCCAGTCCAGCTCCAGCCCACTGTCCTCGGTGGCCCACTTTGGCTGCTCGCTCATGGGGCGCCACGTTAGTTCGGGCACGAAGCGGCCGGATAGGCCCCCCGGCGGACACGAAAAAGGCGGTGGGCCCGTGTGCGAGCCCACCGCCGGGGTGCTTCATGTCGTGCGCGCGGGGGACTAGTCGCGGCGCTGGCCGGTCAGGCGCAGCAGGGAGATGAAGAGGTTGATGAAGTCCAGGTAGAGCGCCAGGGCGCCGTTGATGCTCGCCGCGGCGGCCGAGCGGTAGCCACCGGCCGCGTGCATCTCGCGCAGCTTCTGG includes:
- a CDS encoding (2Fe-2S) ferredoxin domain-containing protein, whose protein sequence is MPPFKRHVFVCTNRRPDGNPKGCCATKGGEEVRARFKEELDKRGLKGQMRANAAGCVDTCAFGVSVIVYPEGTWYGGVKPEDVPAIVEEHLVGGTPVERLLMPFSRPKPQE
- a CDS encoding phospholipid scramblase-related protein, with the protein product MSEQPKWATEDSGLELDWKDRTQPEQRAEAVARQDISGAGKGLPGEPRYMGPALTHALAGLFEGPGLQVRQQREWGEALLGWETRNRYEVIDADGRFLLYAGETGQGLGDALLRNFLPIRPVEIEFMTSGGTLALRMARVFTFFFTRVEVTAWDGRPLGYIQQRFGLLKRHFELCTPAGGVMARLEGPIWKPWTFHVYVHDEEVATIRKRWSGFVSEGFTDADNFGVEFHAGLKDGRLRQMVLAATLMVDLCYFEERKGSGTLTGLLSD